The sequence below is a genomic window from Lentimicrobium saccharophilum.
GAGCCAGATTGTGACGGTTTACCCCGGGGCATCGGCCCATGAAGTGGAGATGCAGGTAACCAATGTGATCGAAGAAAAACTCAATACATTGGCCAATGTGGAAAGCATACGCTCCAAATCCATGGCCAATCTTTCAATAGTTGCCGTTACCCTTGAACTTACTGTTCCCCAGGATGAGATTGAACAACGCTGGGATTACCTGAGGCGCCGCATGAACGAAGTGCTGCCGGCATTGCCTGAAGGCGCTCAGCCACCCGTGATTTATGATGATTTCGGCGATGTATACGGCATGTTTTATGCCATGACGGCCGAAGGCTTCACCTACAGTGAAATGAGCCGTATGGCCCGTTATATCAAGCGCGAAATGCTGGCCGTTGAAGGGGTGGCGCGCGTTGAGATCTATGGTGAACAGGAACCTGTCACCGAAATCGTTTTCACTCCTTCGGGTATGGGCGAACTCGGCATTTACCCCCTTCAGGTGATGGCCGCCGTTAACGGCCGTACTTCCACCGTTTACCCGGGGCCCCTCCAAACCGGCGATCAGCGGATCGGTTTAAACGTGGACGGAAAGACAACCCACGCTAAGGATGTGGCCAATACCATGGTCAAAGGCATCAACGGCAACCTCTTCAAACTCTCCGACATCGCTGCTGTAAATGATACTTACAGCGACCCCTTGCGAAACACCCTTTACCTGAACAATCAGAAAGCCATCGGCATTTCCCTGTCGATGGAATCGGGCGAAAACATCGTCGAAGTAGGGAAAAGGGTGGAAAAACGACTGGCAGAACTGCAGCAAAACATGCCTGTTGGATACAATTTCGAAAAAGTATTCTTTCAGCCCGATATGGTTAAAAAATCCATCGACGGCTTTATGCTGAACCTTATCGCCTCGGTGGCCATCGTAATCCTGGTGCTGATGATTTCCATGGGACTGAGAAGCGGATTTATCATAGGAACAGGATTGATTCTTACGGTCCTGGCTACATTTCCCATCCTGCTCGCGGCCGGCGGAACGCTTCAGCGCATCTCGCTCGGGGCATTTATCATCGCCATGGGCATGCTGGTGGACAATGCCATTGTTGTGCTCGACGGCATTCTGGTGAACTTTAAAAAGGGAATCCCCCGACCTGCGGCACTTATAAATCCTGCAAAGAAAACAGCCTGGCCTTTGCTTGGCGCAACCTTTATCGCGGTGGCAGCCTTCCTGCCGGTGTACCTTTCGCAGGACGCTGCAGGCACCTATGCACGCGACCTGTTTGTGGTCCTGTGTATCTCATTGCTGATCAGCTGGCTGCTGGCCATGACCCAGGTGCCGCTGTTTGCCGGCCTGATGCTGAAGCCCTCCGCTGAAAAAGGCGAAGAAGCGCTCTTTACCGGAAAATCGTACCGCACACTTCGCAAGGTGCTATACAAACTGCTTCACTACAAAACCCTAACACTCACGGTATCGGCCCTGCTCCTGCTGGCCGCTGCCCTGAATTTCGGAAATATCAGGAAAACCTTCTTCCCTGACTTCAACTACAACCAGGCATACATCGAGTACCGCATGCCTGCAGGGGTGAGCCCCCGTAAGGTGCAGGATGACCTTAATCAGATCACAGCATATCTTAATTCGCTGGATGAGGTTAAAATGGTGGTTTCAAGTCACGGACAGACACCCACCCGTTACTGCCTGGTGCGTCCGCTGGGCGAAGCCGGCGATAATTACGGTGAACTGATCGTAAACTTTGACGATTATAAAACCATGATCCGGATGAAGCCATTAATTTCGGAATATCTTCACAGGAATTTTCCGGATGCAAGAACAAGGATCAGGAAGTATAACCTTTCCATAAAGGCTTCGCATACGGTGGAGGCCGAATTTTCCGGGCCCGATCCCGCTGTGCTCAGGGATCTCAGCCGGCAGGCCATGGATATTTTCAGAGAAAATCCTTATGTTGACCCGTACACCCTCGAAGAGGACTGGGAATCTCCGGGCGAAGCGCTTACTGTGCGTTACAATGCTCAGGCAGCCGGCAGGGCGGGCGTCAGCAGGCAGGATGTGAGCAATGCGCTGCTGGCAGCCACCGACGGATTGCCCATCGGCAGCTACTTTGAAGATCAGACCCGCGTGAATATCATGCTGAAACTGCGCAACAACGATGGTTCGCGCATCGAAAATCCCGGAGAAATCCCCGTTTGGAGCATGTTGCCCGATATTTCAGGAATCAATGAGCAAACGGTCAGGGAACTGATGACGGGAATTAAGTCGATGGATGACCTGAGCCGGGAGCTGGTAAGCCCGGTCCCGCTGAGCGCGGTCACACACGGCATTGACCTGACTTGGCAGGAGCCTGTTGTGCACAGGGTGAACGGGCGGAGAGCCATTCAGGTGCAATGCGATCCAAAAGACGGTTACAGTCCCGCCGAAACGCGCAGATTCAGCAAAAAGGCGATAGAAGCCATCCCGCTGCCCGCGGGCTATCAGATGCAGTGGGTGGGCGAACATGAACTTCAGGGAGACGCGCTCAGAAACATCTTCAGATTTCTGCCCATCTCCATTTTGCTGATTATCCTCACACTAATCCTCCTGTTCAACGATTTCAGGAAACCGCTGATCGTGATCCTTTGCATCCCCATGGCTTTCATCGGCATTGTTCCGGGCATGATTCTGGCGGGGCAGCCATTCACGTTTATGGCCATCATCGGCTCATTCGGGCTGATGGGAATGATCGTTAAAAACGCCATTGTGCTGATCGACGAAGCGCAAGGGCTGATTGCAGCAGGTATTGAAAAGCACCTGGCACTGATTAATGCTACCATCTCGCGCGCGCGACCGGTGATCCTTGCTTCACTCACCACCATCCTGGGCATGCTCCCTCTACTCACCGATCCCATGTACGCCAGTATGGCCGTTGCCATCATCAGCGGACTGCTGGTCGGCACCCTTATCACCCTGCTCTTTGTACCAATTCTTTACGCCGTTTTCTACGGGGTTAAACCCGCTTCAGTACCTGATAAAAATAACGACACATGCGCATGAACAAACTGATAATCAATTCCCTGATACTGATACTGGCGTTTGGCTCACAGGCTGCAGGGCAGCAGCAACTCAGCCCGGAGCAATGCCGTAAAATGGCCCTGGAGAAGAACGAAGACCTGAAGATTGCCGGCATGCAAACCGAAAAAGCAAACCGCATGCAAGCCGCCGCGCGTACACTCCGGCTGCCTTCGCTTTCAGTATCAGGCACAGGCATCTACCAGAACAAGGATTTTGAAATGGAGATGTTCCTGCCTACGCAAACTCCCAATCCATTGACCGGCCAGTTGGAGCCCAACATTATGGTCAATCCGCTGACCGGACAGCCGGTAATCGGCCCTGACGGCAATCCTGTTTTCAATATGTATGCCTGGCTGCCCCTCGAAATCAGTCTTAATGGCGCGTACCTTGCCGGCATCAGTCTTGAACAGCCTGTTTATGCGGGCGGCAGGATAAGGGCAGGAAATCAGATGGCTGATCTGGGGGTGGAAATGGCCGAAGAGAACACCCGCCTGCAACTGGGAAATACCCTGGAGGAAGCTGACCGCGCTTATTGGACGTTTGTATCGGTCAGGGGCAAAACCATGCTTGCCGAACAGGCGGTAATAATGCTTGAGGAACTGGTTCAACTGGCATCCAACAGTTATGAAGTGGGCATGGCCAGCCGCAACGACCTGCTGAAAGCACAGGCCGAACTCAATCAGGCAAAACTGAACCGGCTAAAAGCACAGCACGGGCTGGAGCTCAGCCGCATGGACCTGTGCCGGGTGACCGGCTTGCCGTTTGACACAAGGATCATAGTTACCGACACCATACAGGATACGGAAAGCTTAACTCCAACAACCGTGAATCCGGAACCCGCCAGGCCTGAAAACCGGCCGGAATACCAGCTGCTGCTGAAAAAGATCGGCATACAGGATCATCAGATCCGTATGGAAAGGGCAGAATTTCTGCCAACTGCAGGGGTGCGGGCAGGATACAACCACATCGGCGGAATTGAACTGAGCGGCACCGGCTTTGAAAATACCGGTTTCAATGTTTTGGCATCGGTCAGTATCCCGCTCTTTCACTGGGGTGAAGGCATACAGAAAATCAAAGCCGCCCGCCTCGAAAAGGAGATCAGGGAAACGGAGCTGACCAAATATCACCAACTGATGCTGCTCGAAGCAGAACAGGCAAGGCTTAACCTGATACTGGCTTCGGACCGGATCCGGATGAGCAAGGAAGCGTTGGAGCAGGCAAATGAAAACCTGCGCGTAAGCCGCGACAATTATGAAGTCGGCATGGGGACGATGAGCGACCTGCTGATCGCGCAAACACAATGGCAGCAAGCGCACAGCGAACTGATCGATGCCCGCTCGGAATACAAAATAAAAGAAACCGCCTGGCTGAAGGTTTCCGGCATGCTCAATGCTGAATAAAAACCAGCCCGCTGATGCATGGATTATAAAACATTTACGGCATGATCTGAATGCCGGGAATTCAAATATTCCGCTTCCTCATGAAAAAGAGCTAAATTTGAGCAGGTATGAAAACAAACAGCATGAACAATCACAACCTGCATTTCATCAGCCGGCTGTCGGATTACACCCTGAAAAGCGTACTGATCAGGATATCGCTGGTAAGCGCTACCGGCTGGCTGTTTCTGTTTTCTGCCTCCCGCCTTGCCGGCGACGGGACGGTAGAGGTTACACTCCTGAAATATTTACGCACTATACTGGTATTCAATATCATCAGCGAAGGAAATGTGCTTTTTGATCATATAGCTGAACGCTATCTGCCGATTCCTGAAAAAATCAGCCTCCGCATTGTCCTGCATGCCATAGTCAGCCTGCTGCTCGGAGTAGCCCTGCTGGCGGCTGTGGTGCTTACAGGGAATGAACCCCTGTTCTTTTCGAATCCCATCATGCAGATGATGATCCTGTTCGGACTGATCTTCACTTTTATCCTGATCCTGATCTCAGTCACCCTGCGCATCATCGACCAATGGATAAATTCCATCAGAGAACTCGAAGAGATGAAAAATCTCAAACTGGCCAGTGATTACAGTTCGCTGCAGGCGCAGCTTAACCCGCATTTTCTCTTCAACAACCTGAGTGTGCTGAAATCAATGATTACCTACGAACCGGAATCTGCCATACAATTTACCCAGAACTTTACCGATGTATACCGTTACGTTTTGCAGAGCAAGGATAAAAGCACGGTGAAAGTTTCGGAGGAACTCGGTTTTATCGGGGCTTATATTGCACTGCACAAGGAACGCATGGGAAACGCCCTGATTGTGGAAACAAATATCAGTAATGAAGCAATCAACCGGGAAATCCCGCCGCTCGCCCTTCAGCTGCTGATCGAGAATGCCCTGAAGCACAACATCGCCCTGAAAGACTCCCCGCTGCATATTGTCATCAGAAGCAGCGACAACAGCATTACAGTCACCAATAACATTAATCATAAAGAAGCTTCATGGTCCGGTAAAACCGGACTGACAAACCTGCAGCAGCGCTATGCCCTGCTCACGGGCCGTCCGGTTGAAGTCAGGCGGCAGAGCGGCTTTTTTGAAGTAGAAATCCCTTTGCTATGAACAGGCCGGTAAACATTCTCCTGATCGAAGATGAAGACTATAACCTCAGGCTGCTGGAGGGCATGATCCTCAAACTGCGCCCCGGATGGAAAGTTTCCGGCACGTTTGAGAGTGTAAAACGCAGCGTGGAATGGCTGAAACAGCATCCGCAACCCGACCTGATATTCATGGATATACAGCTGGCCGACGGACTTTGCTTCGCCATTTTTGATCAGGTTGAAGTCAGCAGCATGGTTATATTTACCACAGCCTATGACAATTACGCCATTCAGGCCTTTAAAGTAAACAGCATCGACTACCTGCTCAAGCCCTTCAGGGAAAAAGAGCTTGAAGAGGCCATCCTGAAATTTGAAAAATTCACGGGGCTTGCCGTTGACTTGCACCATACACCTGATTATCAAGACATTCTTGAAGCTATCCGGAAAGGGGTGAAAAAATTCCGCCGGCGTTTCCTGGTATCGAAAGGCGACGCCTACATCAGGCTGGAGGTATCCGACATTGCCTATTTCCATAATGAGAACCGCATCACCACCGCGGTTACGTTTAACAAGCATACGCACATCCTCGACTTTTCACTGGATGCACTAGAAGAGCAGCTTGATCCCGATGAGTTTTACCGCGCCAACCGGCAGCTGCTGGTCAATGCAAAGGCTGTCGACAGGGTGGAAAACCATTTCGGAGGCAGGCTTAAACTGCGCCTGAACCCGCCCTTTTCCGGCGACCTGATGGTCAGCCGCCTGAAAGCCATAAACTTCAGGCAATGGATGGGGAATTGAGGTTAGGATAAGATTGAGGTTGTGCTTCGGTTGGTCTCGGCTGGTCTCGGCTGGTCTCGGCTGGTCTCGGCTGGTCTCGGCTGGTCTCGGCTGGTCCCGGCTGGTCTCGGCTGGTCTCGGCTACTCTCGACCACCGCCGCTCGACCACCACCGCTCGACCACCGTCGCTCAGCAACCAGGGTTGAGGTTTCTCCAGATGGTATCTTCTAAAAATGTGTCCGGTTGGTTTGGTTCGGCTGGTCCCGGCTGGTCCCGGCTGGTCCCGGCTGGTCTCGGCTGGTCTCGGCTACGCTCGACCACCACCGCTCGACCACCACCGCCCGGCCACCGCTGCCCGGCCACCGTTGCCCGGCCACCGTTGCCCGCAGGCGCGGACGTCCACGTCCGTGCCCATAAATGTGCAAGCCCTGCCGGAATCCGGCAGGGCTTGCACTGCAAATCCATCCACAACCGTCGTGGACTACCTGATCTCCTTTTCTATCCATCCCGAGCGGTCGGGAGGAGCCGGAGACTTCACTTTCTTCACCGGGTTGGCTTCCAGCTCTTTCAGCAGTACTTCCACGGCTTTTTCGATGCCGGGGTCTATGCCTTTGGCCAGTTGTTCCGGACGGTCAACCACTTCAATATCCGGATAAACGCCAATACCCTCGATGATCCAGTTTTCATTTTCATCGAAAATACCGAAACGGGGAACGGAGATGTATCCTCCATCCACCAGGCGTGCATTGCCCGAAATACCAACCAGGCCGCCCCAGGTGCGGGTACCGATCAGCCTGCCCAGGCCCATTTTCTTAAAGAAATAAGGGAATGCATCCCCGCCTGATGAGCTGTATCCGTTGATCAGCATCACCTTCGGGCCGTCGTGGGCAATGCCGGGAGCCTTGCTGGGCTGCATGCCGTTACGGTGCCAGTAGGTGAGCGTACGGCGGTCGAGCAGGTCGGCCATGCGGTCAGGGATAAATCCGCCGCCATTGTAGCGGTCATCGATGATCAGCGCCTCTTTGTTATGATAGGTGTACATGCCGCGATAAAGTTCACGGTTGCCGTCCTGAGCCGTATTGGGCACATAAATGTATCCGATGCGTCCGCCCGAAAGCTTGTCCACCATCAACCGGCGTTCTTCCACCCAGTTGAAGTGCCTGAGTTCAACCTCGCTTTCAATGGGTTTGATGGTTGAGGTTTCAGCACCGGAGCCATCGGCATTGGCGCTGACGGCGATTTCAACCGTTACGCCCGCCAGATTTTCGAGGAAGAGATAAGGATTGTCTTTGGTGGTGATTTCTCTTCCATTGATGCTGATCAGGAAATCGCCCTCTTTTACTTTCACACCCTGCTCGGTAAGCGGCGAACGGCGGGCTTCATTCCAGTTTTCGCCTTTGTAGATTTTTGCGATGCGGTAGCGCCCGGCCGCAGCATCGGCCTCCAGTTCGGCGCCCAGCAGCCCGGTATTCACGCGTTTCACCCGTTTGATGTCGCCCCAGTCAACATAAGCATGGCCCGTGTTGGATTCAGAAACGATCTCATTCAGGATATAATCCAGGTCGAAACGGCTTCCCACATAAGGCAACAGCTCGCCGTAACGCTGCTTCAGGCCCGGCCAGTCCACGCCGTGAAGGTTATCCACATAGAAATAATCCCTGAAAATGCGCCAGCCATCGGTATAAATCTGGTTCCACTCCTTGCGGGGCTCTATCTTCATTTCCATGCGGCCAAGTTCAAGTTTGCCGGTGCCGGGTTTCTGACCCGGAGCAACTTTGGCGATTCCGTAATCACCACCCGAACGGTACAAGAACATTTTACCGTCGGCACTCGGAACAGCCACAAAAACGCGGTCCATAATCTCTTCGGTCTTCTCATCGGCGGCATTGTACCGCATCAGTTTGCCATCGGCGATGTAAAGCAGACCACCATCAGCCGGACCAACGATACGGTAATTGCCTGCGGATACGGGTAAGGCTTCAACCCTGTTATTGATACCTTCAAAGTCGATACTCACCTTCACCTTGTCATCCTTCTTTTCAGGCTCTTCCTTCGACTTTCCTTTCGATTTGGAATCCTTTGCTTCCTCAGCAGGTTTTGATTCATTCACCGGCTCCACATCGTTCTTTGTCTTAATGAGGCGGGTACCGTCGTTCTTCAGCGCTACTGCATAGATTCTGGATGCGTTATTATAGAGGTAATCAAATTCAAAACCTGAGAACTCCAGGTTGAAGTCACGGTCAGACACAAAGAAGATGAACTTACCGCATTTGCTGAATACGGGTGAATAGTCCGCAAAGCGGTTATCGGTGAGCTGAGTGGCTTTTGCCGAAGGGATATGGTAAACCCAGACCGCGGAGAAACCGTTTTCGCTCTCCTTGCTGTAAGTGATCCATTCTGAATCGGGCGAGAAAGCGTAGGTACGGATTTCGCTGTCGGTGGCTTTATCAATTTCTGTCTCTTTACCGGATACCACATCTACCAGCCGGAGTTTCATGGTTCGGTCGCTGTAAACCAGGTATTTGCTGTCGGGTGACCATTCGGCGTCGTATTTCCAGGCAGCGGATCCCGAAGTCATTTTCCGGGGTTTGGCACCTTTTACATTTTCGAGCAGGTAAATCTCATACTCGCCCGATTCGTCAGAATAGTAAGAGATGTATTTGCCATTGGGCGACCAGGCGGGATAAATCTCGCGTGCATCGGGCGTTTGGGTGAGGTTCTCCACCACCCCGTTTTCGGCAGGCACCGAAAAGATGTCGCCACGGGCGTCGAAGAGTGCACGTTTGGCGGTTGGCGAGATGTTGAAGCTGTGAATGTCGTCCTTCACATTCTTAAAATAAGCCACCAGGTTCGGATTGTCGAAATTCAGGCTGACGGTAATCTTTTCGGAACGGCCGGTTCCAATATCCAGCTTGTAGAGGTAACCCCCGTTTTCATATACCACCTGTCCGTTTTCGCCGGAAGGCCACATCACGTCAAAATCCTTGTGAAAGGTAAGCTGCGTAGTTTGTTTGGTGGCTGTGCTGTATCGGTACAGGTTCAGCCGCAGGTCGCGGTCGGAGGCAAAGATGATGTCGCTGCCCCACCAGATCGGCCACTGATCGGATCCGGCGAAGCTGGTAATCTGTTCGGCGGTATTATTTTCAAGATCATAAGTCCACAACTCGGTTGCCCGACCGCCTTTGTAGCGCTTCCAGGTGCGGAACTCCCGGTCGACCGGGGTAAAGGCCAACTTTTTCGCGTCGGGCGAAAGTACGGCAAACCCGCCATTCACGATGGGCAGGGGGCGTTCAAATCCGCCTTCAAGACTCACCAGAAAGTATTTTCCGTTACGTTCGCCAAAGGTGGTGCGGTTGGCCCGGATAAGGATTTCCTTGCTGTCGGGCGTCCAGTCGAGCACCACATGGTCGTATCCGCCGCGCGGCGGCATTACACCGACTTCGTTGTACCAGGTGAGCTGACGGGCTGTACCTCCACCGGAAGGCATCACCCATATCTGGCGGCTTCCCGAATATTCGGCCGAGAAGGCGATCCAGTTGCCATCGGGT
It includes:
- a CDS encoding efflux RND transporter permease subunit, encoding MMHITDYIFHRKAIFYFIFFAMLAGGILAFQRISKLEDPELVVMQSQIVTVYPGASAHEVEMQVTNVIEEKLNTLANVESIRSKSMANLSIVAVTLELTVPQDEIEQRWDYLRRRMNEVLPALPEGAQPPVIYDDFGDVYGMFYAMTAEGFTYSEMSRMARYIKREMLAVEGVARVEIYGEQEPVTEIVFTPSGMGELGIYPLQVMAAVNGRTSTVYPGPLQTGDQRIGLNVDGKTTHAKDVANTMVKGINGNLFKLSDIAAVNDTYSDPLRNTLYLNNQKAIGISLSMESGENIVEVGKRVEKRLAELQQNMPVGYNFEKVFFQPDMVKKSIDGFMLNLIASVAIVILVLMISMGLRSGFIIGTGLILTVLATFPILLAAGGTLQRISLGAFIIAMGMLVDNAIVVLDGILVNFKKGIPRPAALINPAKKTAWPLLGATFIAVAAFLPVYLSQDAAGTYARDLFVVLCISLLISWLLAMTQVPLFAGLMLKPSAEKGEEALFTGKSYRTLRKVLYKLLHYKTLTLTVSALLLLAAALNFGNIRKTFFPDFNYNQAYIEYRMPAGVSPRKVQDDLNQITAYLNSLDEVKMVVSSHGQTPTRYCLVRPLGEAGDNYGELIVNFDDYKTMIRMKPLISEYLHRNFPDARTRIRKYNLSIKASHTVEAEFSGPDPAVLRDLSRQAMDIFRENPYVDPYTLEEDWESPGEALTVRYNAQAAGRAGVSRQDVSNALLAATDGLPIGSYFEDQTRVNIMLKLRNNDGSRIENPGEIPVWSMLPDISGINEQTVRELMTGIKSMDDLSRELVSPVPLSAVTHGIDLTWQEPVVHRVNGRRAIQVQCDPKDGYSPAETRRFSKKAIEAIPLPAGYQMQWVGEHELQGDALRNIFRFLPISILLIILTLILLFNDFRKPLIVILCIPMAFIGIVPGMILAGQPFTFMAIIGSFGLMGMIVKNAIVLIDEAQGLIAAGIEKHLALINATISRARPVILASLTTILGMLPLLTDPMYASMAVAIISGLLVGTLITLLFVPILYAVFYGVKPASVPDKNNDTCA
- a CDS encoding TolC family protein, with protein sequence MNKLIINSLILILAFGSQAAGQQQLSPEQCRKMALEKNEDLKIAGMQTEKANRMQAAARTLRLPSLSVSGTGIYQNKDFEMEMFLPTQTPNPLTGQLEPNIMVNPLTGQPVIGPDGNPVFNMYAWLPLEISLNGAYLAGISLEQPVYAGGRIRAGNQMADLGVEMAEENTRLQLGNTLEEADRAYWTFVSVRGKTMLAEQAVIMLEELVQLASNSYEVGMASRNDLLKAQAELNQAKLNRLKAQHGLELSRMDLCRVTGLPFDTRIIVTDTIQDTESLTPTTVNPEPARPENRPEYQLLLKKIGIQDHQIRMERAEFLPTAGVRAGYNHIGGIELSGTGFENTGFNVLASVSIPLFHWGEGIQKIKAARLEKEIRETELTKYHQLMLLEAEQARLNLILASDRIRMSKEALEQANENLRVSRDNYEVGMGTMSDLLIAQTQWQQAHSELIDARSEYKIKETAWLKVSGMLNAE
- a CDS encoding sensor histidine kinase; protein product: MKTNSMNNHNLHFISRLSDYTLKSVLIRISLVSATGWLFLFSASRLAGDGTVEVTLLKYLRTILVFNIISEGNVLFDHIAERYLPIPEKISLRIVLHAIVSLLLGVALLAAVVLTGNEPLFFSNPIMQMMILFGLIFTFILILISVTLRIIDQWINSIRELEEMKNLKLASDYSSLQAQLNPHFLFNNLSVLKSMITYEPESAIQFTQNFTDVYRYVLQSKDKSTVKVSEELGFIGAYIALHKERMGNALIVETNISNEAINREIPPLALQLLIENALKHNIALKDSPLHIVIRSSDNSITVTNNINHKEASWSGKTGLTNLQQRYALLTGRPVEVRRQSGFFEVEIPLL
- a CDS encoding LytR/AlgR family response regulator transcription factor codes for the protein MNRPVNILLIEDEDYNLRLLEGMILKLRPGWKVSGTFESVKRSVEWLKQHPQPDLIFMDIQLADGLCFAIFDQVEVSSMVIFTTAYDNYAIQAFKVNSIDYLLKPFREKELEEAILKFEKFTGLAVDLHHTPDYQDILEAIRKGVKKFRRRFLVSKGDAYIRLEVSDIAYFHNENRITTAVTFNKHTHILDFSLDALEEQLDPDEFYRANRQLLVNAKAVDRVENHFGGRLKLRLNPPFSGDLMVSRLKAINFRQWMGN
- a CDS encoding S41 family peptidase; this encodes MIRKLLLMVLAISLSAGVKAMDDARLLRFPDINKNLVAFVYAGDIWTVSANGGEARRLTSHEGLELFPKISPDGNWIAFSAEYSGSRQIWVMPSGGGTARQLTWYNEVGVMPPRGGYDHVVLDWTPDSKEILIRANRTTFGERNGKYFLVSLEGGFERPLPIVNGGFAVLSPDAKKLAFTPVDREFRTWKRYKGGRATELWTYDLENNTAEQITSFAGSDQWPIWWGSDIIFASDRDLRLNLYRYSTATKQTTQLTFHKDFDVMWPSGENGQVVYENGGYLYKLDIGTGRSEKITVSLNFDNPNLVAYFKNVKDDIHSFNISPTAKRALFDARGDIFSVPAENGVVENLTQTPDAREIYPAWSPNGKYISYYSDESGEYEIYLLENVKGAKPRKMTSGSAAWKYDAEWSPDSKYLVYSDRTMKLRLVDVVSGKETEIDKATDSEIRTYAFSPDSEWITYSKESENGFSAVWVYHIPSAKATQLTDNRFADYSPVFSKCGKFIFFVSDRDFNLEFSGFEFDYLYNNASRIYAVALKNDGTRLIKTKNDVEPVNESKPAEEAKDSKSKGKSKEEPEKKDDKVKVSIDFEGINNRVEALPVSAGNYRIVGPADGGLLYIADGKLMRYNAADEKTEEIMDRVFVAVPSADGKMFLYRSGGDYGIAKVAPGQKPGTGKLELGRMEMKIEPRKEWNQIYTDGWRIFRDYFYVDNLHGVDWPGLKQRYGELLPYVGSRFDLDYILNEIVSESNTGHAYVDWGDIKRVKRVNTGLLGAELEADAAAGRYRIAKIYKGENWNEARRSPLTEQGVKVKEGDFLISINGREITTKDNPYLFLENLAGVTVEIAVSANADGSGAETSTIKPIESEVELRHFNWVEERRLMVDKLSGGRIGYIYVPNTAQDGNRELYRGMYTYHNKEALIIDDRYNGGGFIPDRMADLLDRRTLTYWHRNGMQPSKAPGIAHDGPKVMLINGYSSSGGDAFPYFFKKMGLGRLIGTRTWGGLVGISGNARLVDGGYISVPRFGIFDENENWIIEGIGVYPDIEVVDRPEQLAKGIDPGIEKAVEVLLKELEANPVKKVKSPAPPDRSGWIEKEIR